From Fibrobacter sp. UWB16, the proteins below share one genomic window:
- a CDS encoding mannose-1-phosphate guanylyltransferase/mannose-6-phosphate isomerase — MINLILCGGSGTRLWPISRSLMPKQFARLFDGASLFQRTVKTNSRICSAQYIVSNAEQYFLAKDQLEEVGANDVRFLLEPVGRNTAPAIALACLGLDPNDIVLVSPSDHVIRKAEAYEECLRKAEEFAKKGFMVTFGITPTGPETGYGYIEANGDDVKRFVEKPDLETAKKYVASGRFFWNSGIFCFKASTFLDELATYSPDILTAAKIAFANAKKENKDSLIRVDHEDMMNIPSNSIDYAVMEKSAKVKVVPSDIGWSDLGAFDSLYGEFDHDENGNNVNAKHLAIGSKNSLVLGGQRQICTIDLDNMLIVDTPDALLVAPLASSQKVKKVVDELKARGSDLPKVPQTVNRPWGTYSVLESTDRYKMKRIVVRPGERLSLQKHLHRSEHWVVVSGTATCTVGDKVFYVRPNESTYIPSGTVHRLQNEGKLPLVIVEVQVGEYTGEDDIIRMQDDYKRS, encoded by the coding sequence ATGATCAACCTGATTTTGTGTGGTGGCAGTGGAACGCGCCTTTGGCCGATTAGCCGCTCCCTCATGCCGAAACAGTTCGCCCGTCTCTTTGACGGTGCGTCCCTGTTCCAGCGTACGGTTAAGACAAATTCTCGTATTTGCAGCGCACAGTACATCGTGAGCAATGCAGAACAGTATTTTTTGGCTAAAGATCAGCTCGAAGAAGTGGGCGCTAATGATGTTCGCTTCCTTCTCGAACCTGTGGGCCGCAATACGGCTCCGGCAATCGCTCTTGCTTGCCTTGGTCTTGACCCGAACGATATTGTTCTTGTATCTCCGTCGGACCATGTGATTCGCAAGGCTGAAGCGTACGAAGAATGCTTGCGCAAGGCCGAAGAATTTGCAAAGAAAGGCTTTATGGTGACGTTTGGCATTACGCCGACGGGTCCGGAAACCGGTTACGGTTACATTGAAGCCAATGGTGACGATGTCAAGCGCTTTGTCGAAAAGCCGGATTTGGAAACTGCAAAGAAGTATGTCGCTTCTGGAAGATTCTTCTGGAATAGCGGTATCTTCTGCTTCAAGGCATCGACTTTCCTTGATGAACTTGCAACGTATTCTCCGGATATCTTGACCGCTGCAAAGATCGCTTTTGCGAACGCCAAGAAAGAAAACAAGGATTCGCTCATCCGTGTTGACCACGAAGACATGATGAACATTCCTTCGAATTCGATTGACTACGCCGTGATGGAAAAGTCTGCCAAGGTGAAGGTTGTGCCGAGTGATATCGGCTGGTCTGACCTCGGCGCTTTCGATTCTCTCTACGGGGAATTCGACCATGACGAAAATGGCAACAACGTGAACGCAAAGCACTTGGCTATCGGTTCCAAGAATTCTCTCGTGCTCGGCGGCCAGCGCCAGATTTGCACGATTGATTTGGACAACATGCTCATTGTCGATACGCCGGATGCTCTTTTGGTCGCTCCTCTTGCTAGCAGCCAGAAGGTCAAGAAAGTCGTGGACGAACTCAAGGCTCGCGGCTCTGACTTGCCGAAGGTCCCGCAGACGGTTAATCGCCCGTGGGGTACGTACTCCGTACTTGAATCGACGGATCGCTACAAGATGAAACGAATCGTTGTGCGTCCAGGCGAACGCCTCTCGCTGCAGAAGCATTTGCACCGTTCGGAACATTGGGTCGTTGTGAGCGGTACGGCTACATGCACTGTTGGCGACAAGGTGTTCTACGTGCGTCCGAACGAATCGACTTACATTCCTTCTGGAACGGTTCACCGCTTGCAGAACGAAGGTAAGCTCCCGCTCGTGATTGTTGAAGTCCAGGTCGGCGAATACACCGGTGAAGACGACATCATCCGCATGCAGGACGACTACAAGCGCTCTTAG
- a CDS encoding pilus assembly PilX N-terminal domain-containing protein, translated as MFKQKNMKSGVSLITVLMFMLIATIAATATYKLLTSQGRSSVSRMRQQEAYQSSQAGIESARMWMTFHANDVGALIKAFIDGGNKPINLDARLRPLQRAGQNYHVWLTGVNTEKTTFKLKILSSGESGDNTQWNEAAIFNVDGLYRVRLFEEEEYSAIPFRYNYFGGTTQTQGHMKAYSLLVNGNLDNGSNPAYTENDLIITGNANVSGSSIGAGTTACIGGNLLANNGVLGNDFYVGGNAAHFTFPTTSEAAGLYNANVTGNVYIEGNLEAPTTGDQKFQKNLTVNGTWYTNFSAHDSRVAGNMCLGEHGQVLISEKNPARDFLVGGNLWAESTYPIWITNGEDNEGEYNKIILGNKKDSKVYIKSAHPIADYVTLRNNRTFIEKNTYYKGSNTYGSQAKWDNKTTRPYPDLKPHMKNKNDAYYLYYYNGKGQDVDYIVSNAGGWGWGAQAYYANYYAGNKVFYTPQIGYWGSYGYTAEKNNFLNYQNGTPTGSPYCKATPDKWRPECRVTPWFKSQGTVSSEMPASQPFECAESVKTYCNKLWKKKEGCDGASYKVDDILVTAYNQFISYANKDCDTVKTWGDNMSRYLNNCYKRNTENQNKYKNNLYNGYQVVKIVNRGEIKDPKTPLKGKFIIVVTDALGMQKLPPTTADSYVLLYLAEGASSTLLPAEDNGIYNYFIYTKKDIGGLLFNNSTFSGSVYATADNCAKVGDFKARSLVFNEDMMNDLSANAVICNASVGASSCGGAATGTSGSSSSSSESTEKLFDSYYISMAPQLGVRLETQNKSSETPPQASSTNITELSPSFIVLPRIIYLPNDPYGQLSDYYNIQTLNGNGTALRKSDVNVSCSGPGALSTTGNLYLGTALSRGLYTCTATANGYPSIPFWVHVGKDTRGTTTITFEKESEEMDADDLKEVKLVVPAHAAELTVNFYCPDVENEAWSYVSLGENVTRNGMSCNLKLAANSSAATPTIATIKTSNAVKGTLLFQLLPGEGYIPGSPSSTELYIASSAQLNREEATSTDIKEYCDNHSGNCPSNYETYWPDCDVSGVWVEPSGTSFINLVDNSTWVITVGNTQSVTLAATGSNDCETIIPQTNNSIAANAVQANKNYTLRASAKAKKRTFTVGFKGNVGSSKSPIINLYIDSNYGSRNEQCRYEDARNNDETSTKTCTFSIFKGESVKAALEDNDDANEFSYWKCSGGSCPTTDGTNTSKEFDAFTLSDDNTELIAYFGENDKHCFFDEFKRNSVECGDDVQYCIDKCSDNDIYSTCTGAVDGNSLYPNSKWHLISGYLSQIVVGSSGEIHIDKSAVKKKKQSARNPVMVLSTVNAGILGTLKALINVPRVTSSYDNTSANIKNSGFLLRANTYGNDYFMLNLYENSSGALEAQLWKGTTSLTSTLTNSNGYKAYVSTSKMVMATITITNSGTIEVRANIGDFYGDSSTEYECSFKLSEFNNPLADAAHEYVGFSLGDPNFKIYGIGWKSATYNSECYDTYPTVKCSFAAVATDGVIKIDTLVKPWVGHSGWFDSKGCTPLYYYYNGNDNNAASTTCSGESCYDGYKFDKSGIGAHGYTEAGTEYKTAKAWLGNCTNVDETAMAWGVTSDKERAHCGAFWTGEFTECLAHQDLFSGSKSIGSLEETIVFENKQNLRAATLHVTLENTDNNEVEIWLVSESDNWGEYDHESHSVSMSGTTGSFNIMQEFATGSNGFDPENVKQIVLKNHGSTSVTVTSITSTCAKAIGITYCKAEYDGDNWNVTTQVTNKDKSLISKQQITATVDGSTLINQTKDATGNDGIVWNGDMATLSIPDPTVYSHQGKSYVFNATITGTSGQTFSKQCSVSPDPIGLIGVDCSVVSAVASGARFPTFNVNFSGCPGNGCGYEIYLDNGYTPFATGTEKTAARHSANQNESCNTTEGCEHTYTVKSTANPALFDDCSASFKVQRNAEDLPPIVTCGISTSPTDFTYDPVSVSDNVYFLARNNESVDKQYTVTLKRGDSQVGTATLSNWSGLTNIKDLGKLAAGDYTYSLYYNNEKICDAPVTVNEESGACHISGNLYEGQVISMNVSGVNGITQYIWTLNGDSKTIDCNQNNCRNNTRNAPTTPGTYSYSVTRGAHTLCTGNVTIESILSCSVNPTTVNKDQTYTFRATKASAINSCWSCEFKIDGEKQVPPYNPQPDTDIEKTASSEGNKTLSLNCTCDNASTSCSTQLEVTKTKPVFSCADNIKATVNSDNNVKIRLTGITGCDDSDCDYLIAGTGADGTYHSSCSNSNCTLQAVTNKSKSKNDTAIYMVTLKNSVGQETKYCSVSFVEGATCNCAQYCGAGCESNVTTGNVSNGSFTGCVFFTSATRINVNKGDAWTINGWHEDVEPSNNGCWDNSTNCANFLNSKNITKADGGYYFHGNGIWVELQTSGSNPCDGSGGSGGSGGSGGSGGSETVTVVSSKDSKFELNNGTNTVEIKSGLSNPSGCQFACDNGGTSSFTVDIGSNHLSGNWSASGSIDLNNCKEGATVSVVLNASASNCHFNWW; from the coding sequence ATGTTTAAGCAAAAGAATATGAAATCCGGTGTATCTCTTATCACCGTGCTGATGTTTATGCTTATTGCAACAATTGCAGCAACGGCCACCTATAAGTTGCTCACAAGCCAAGGGCGTTCTAGCGTCAGTAGAATGCGGCAACAAGAGGCTTATCAAAGTTCGCAAGCAGGCATCGAAAGCGCCCGAATGTGGATGACCTTCCACGCGAACGATGTCGGCGCATTGATAAAGGCTTTCATTGATGGCGGAAATAAGCCTATAAACCTTGACGCAAGGTTACGCCCGTTGCAACGCGCTGGGCAAAATTACCATGTATGGCTTACGGGCGTGAATACTGAAAAGACCACGTTCAAATTAAAAATTCTTTCATCTGGCGAATCAGGGGACAACACGCAATGGAATGAAGCGGCCATCTTTAACGTAGACGGTTTGTATCGAGTCAGGCTTTTTGAAGAAGAAGAATACAGCGCCATTCCGTTCAGGTACAATTACTTTGGTGGAACAACTCAAACACAAGGCCATATGAAGGCATACTCTTTGCTTGTTAACGGCAATCTCGACAACGGCAGCAACCCTGCATATACGGAAAACGATCTCATTATTACAGGAAACGCCAATGTATCAGGAAGTTCAATCGGTGCAGGCACTACGGCATGCATCGGAGGCAATCTCCTTGCAAACAACGGCGTCCTTGGTAACGACTTCTACGTCGGCGGCAACGCAGCCCACTTCACATTCCCGACAACATCTGAAGCAGCAGGCCTCTATAACGCAAACGTCACAGGTAACGTTTACATTGAAGGTAACCTTGAAGCACCAACCACAGGCGATCAAAAATTCCAGAAGAATCTGACAGTCAACGGCACATGGTATACAAACTTTTCAGCACACGATTCCCGTGTCGCAGGGAACATGTGCCTTGGGGAACACGGCCAGGTTCTCATTAGCGAAAAAAATCCCGCACGAGATTTCCTCGTCGGTGGAAATCTTTGGGCCGAATCGACATACCCCATATGGATTACAAACGGTGAAGACAACGAAGGCGAATACAACAAGATTATTCTAGGAAACAAAAAAGATTCCAAAGTTTACATCAAAAGTGCCCACCCCATTGCAGATTACGTGACACTCAGAAACAACAGAACGTTTATCGAAAAGAACACCTATTATAAAGGATCCAATACTTACGGTTCTCAAGCCAAATGGGACAACAAGACAACCCGCCCATACCCAGATTTAAAGCCCCACATGAAGAACAAAAACGACGCCTACTACCTTTACTACTACAACGGTAAAGGTCAAGATGTCGACTACATCGTCTCAAACGCTGGCGGCTGGGGCTGGGGCGCACAAGCGTATTACGCCAACTATTATGCCGGGAACAAAGTTTTTTACACGCCTCAAATCGGTTATTGGGGATCGTATGGCTACACTGCAGAAAAAAATAACTTCTTGAATTATCAGAACGGCACACCGACAGGCTCGCCATACTGCAAAGCGACTCCAGATAAGTGGCGCCCCGAATGCCGAGTTACCCCGTGGTTTAAATCCCAGGGAACCGTATCGAGCGAAATGCCGGCAAGCCAACCTTTTGAATGCGCCGAATCCGTCAAAACCTATTGTAACAAGCTCTGGAAAAAGAAAGAAGGCTGCGACGGGGCTAGCTACAAAGTCGATGACATTCTCGTCACCGCCTACAATCAGTTTATATCGTACGCAAACAAAGACTGCGACACCGTAAAAACCTGGGGCGACAACATGAGCCGCTACCTCAACAATTGCTACAAAAGAAATACCGAGAATCAAAACAAATACAAAAACAACCTTTACAATGGTTATCAAGTCGTTAAAATTGTAAATCGTGGCGAAATTAAAGATCCTAAAACTCCCTTAAAGGGCAAGTTTATCATTGTCGTGACAGACGCTTTAGGAATGCAAAAATTGCCCCCGACCACGGCCGATTCCTATGTACTCCTCTATCTAGCAGAAGGAGCAAGCTCCACGCTTTTACCAGCAGAAGACAATGGCATATACAATTACTTCATCTACACCAAAAAAGATATTGGCGGGCTACTGTTTAACAATTCTACTTTCAGCGGCTCGGTTTATGCAACCGCAGACAACTGCGCGAAGGTCGGCGATTTCAAAGCACGTTCCTTAGTGTTCAATGAAGATATGATGAACGACTTGTCGGCTAATGCCGTCATCTGCAACGCTTCTGTAGGCGCAAGTTCATGCGGAGGCGCAGCAACGGGAACTTCAGGATCCTCATCGTCTTCCTCAGAATCGACAGAAAAACTATTCGATAGCTATTATATTTCAATGGCTCCGCAATTGGGCGTAAGACTTGAAACCCAGAACAAAAGTTCCGAGACTCCTCCACAAGCAAGTAGCACCAACATAACAGAGCTTTCTCCATCATTCATCGTTCTTCCGCGTATCATTTACCTGCCGAACGATCCCTACGGACAGCTGAGCGACTATTACAACATTCAAACGCTCAACGGCAACGGTACGGCCTTGAGAAAATCAGACGTAAACGTATCTTGTAGCGGGCCAGGAGCACTATCTACAACAGGGAACCTCTATTTGGGAACAGCTCTCAGCAGAGGTCTCTACACATGCACCGCGACCGCAAACGGTTACCCCAGCATTCCTTTCTGGGTCCATGTCGGAAAAGACACCCGTGGAACTACAACAATCACATTCGAAAAAGAATCCGAAGAAATGGACGCCGATGACTTAAAAGAAGTCAAGCTCGTCGTCCCTGCACATGCGGCAGAACTTACCGTGAACTTCTATTGCCCTGACGTCGAAAATGAAGCATGGTCCTATGTTTCTCTGGGCGAAAACGTCACGCGCAACGGGATGTCATGCAATCTTAAACTAGCCGCCAACTCTTCGGCCGCCACACCGACGATAGCCACCATAAAAACATCCAATGCCGTGAAAGGAACTCTACTGTTCCAGTTGCTCCCTGGTGAAGGCTACATTCCTGGCTCGCCCTCCTCAACAGAGCTCTACATCGCTTCAAGTGCGCAGTTGAACCGCGAAGAAGCGACATCAACAGACATCAAGGAATATTGCGACAACCATTCTGGCAACTGCCCCTCTAATTACGAAACTTACTGGCCTGACTGTGATGTTTCTGGAGTGTGGGTAGAACCCTCCGGAACATCATTCATCAACTTGGTGGACAATAGCACTTGGGTGATTACCGTCGGCAACACACAAAGCGTAACCCTCGCAGCCACCGGCAGCAACGACTGCGAAACGATTATTCCACAAACAAACAACTCGATTGCGGCAAACGCCGTACAGGCAAACAAGAACTACACCTTGCGAGCAAGCGCCAAGGCCAAAAAAAGAACGTTCACCGTAGGCTTCAAAGGCAATGTGGGGTCTAGCAAAAGTCCTATAATAAACTTGTATATCGATAGCAATTACGGTAGCCGAAACGAACAGTGCCGCTACGAAGACGCTAGAAACAATGACGAAACTTCAACAAAGACATGTACATTCTCGATTTTCAAAGGCGAAAGTGTGAAAGCCGCCCTTGAAGACAATGATGACGCCAACGAGTTCAGTTATTGGAAATGTAGCGGCGGAAGTTGTCCAACAACCGACGGAACAAACACGAGTAAGGAATTCGATGCGTTTACGCTTTCAGATGACAACACCGAATTGATTGCATACTTTGGCGAAAACGACAAGCACTGTTTCTTTGACGAGTTCAAGCGCAATAGCGTAGAATGCGGAGACGATGTGCAATACTGCATTGACAAATGCAGCGACAACGACATCTATTCTACATGTACAGGCGCCGTTGACGGGAACAGCTTGTATCCGAACTCCAAATGGCACTTGATTTCGGGTTATTTATCGCAGATTGTCGTCGGCTCCAGTGGTGAAATCCACATCGACAAATCAGCAGTCAAGAAGAAGAAACAATCCGCTAGGAATCCGGTCATGGTCCTTAGCACGGTAAACGCCGGTATCTTAGGCACGCTCAAAGCCTTAATCAACGTACCACGTGTAACAAGTAGCTATGACAACACTTCTGCCAATATCAAAAATTCCGGATTCTTGCTCCGTGCCAACACTTACGGAAATGACTACTTCATGTTGAACCTGTACGAAAACAGCAGTGGCGCTCTCGAAGCTCAGCTCTGGAAAGGCACGACAAGTTTGACATCCACATTGACCAATAGCAATGGATACAAGGCGTATGTGTCCACGTCAAAGATGGTCATGGCGACTATAACCATTACAAATTCAGGGACCATCGAGGTGCGCGCAAATATCGGCGACTTCTATGGCGATTCCTCGACAGAATATGAATGTTCATTCAAGCTTTCGGAGTTCAACAATCCGCTAGCCGATGCCGCCCATGAATACGTCGGTTTTAGCCTCGGCGACCCGAACTTCAAGATTTACGGCATTGGCTGGAAGAGCGCCACTTACAATTCTGAATGCTATGATACCTACCCCACCGTCAAATGCTCGTTTGCAGCAGTAGCAACAGATGGAGTCATCAAAATAGATACGCTCGTTAAACCTTGGGTTGGCCATTCTGGATGGTTCGATTCCAAGGGTTGTACACCGCTCTATTATTACTACAACGGCAATGACAATAACGCCGCCAGCACAACTTGCTCTGGCGAATCCTGCTATGACGGTTACAAGTTCGACAAGAGTGGAATAGGCGCTCACGGCTACACCGAAGCAGGAACCGAATACAAAACAGCAAAAGCATGGCTCGGTAACTGCACAAACGTCGATGAAACCGCCATGGCCTGGGGGGTCACATCCGACAAGGAACGCGCTCATTGCGGTGCTTTCTGGACTGGAGAATTTACGGAGTGCTTAGCGCACCAAGACCTTTTCAGTGGTTCAAAAAGCATCGGAAGCCTTGAAGAAACCATCGTTTTCGAGAACAAGCAAAACCTTAGAGCGGCAACGCTCCACGTAACGCTTGAAAACACCGACAACAACGAAGTGGAAATCTGGTTGGTCAGCGAAAGCGATAACTGGGGCGAATACGATCACGAAAGCCATTCTGTCAGCATGAGCGGAACAACAGGATCGTTCAACATCATGCAAGAATTTGCTACAGGTTCAAACGGTTTCGACCCTGAAAACGTAAAACAGATTGTCTTGAAAAATCACGGTTCTACAAGTGTTACGGTAACATCGATTACAAGCACTTGCGCCAAAGCCATCGGCATAACCTACTGTAAAGCGGAATACGATGGTGACAATTGGAACGTGACAACACAGGTGACAAACAAGGACAAGAGCCTAATTTCAAAACAACAGATTACGGCAACTGTCGACGGCTCTACCCTCATTAATCAAACTAAAGATGCCACAGGTAACGATGGTATTGTATGGAATGGCGACATGGCAACACTCAGCATTCCTGATCCAACCGTTTACAGTCATCAGGGGAAATCGTACGTCTTTAACGCAACAATCACAGGAACATCCGGCCAAACATTCTCAAAGCAATGCTCGGTCTCTCCGGACCCTATTGGACTCATCGGCGTTGATTGCTCGGTCGTTAGCGCTGTAGCAAGCGGAGCAAGATTCCCGACATTTAACGTCAACTTCAGCGGATGCCCAGGCAACGGCTGCGGCTACGAGATTTATTTGGACAACGGATACACTCCGTTTGCAACAGGAACGGAAAAGACTGCCGCTCGCCATTCCGCAAACCAAAACGAATCTTGCAATACGACCGAAGGTTGTGAACACACTTACACAGTGAAGAGCACCGCAAACCCTGCACTTTTTGACGATTGCAGCGCAAGTTTCAAAGTTCAAAGAAACGCAGAAGACCTTCCCCCAATAGTAACGTGCGGAATTTCAACAAGCCCGACCGACTTCACCTATGATCCGGTATCCGTTTCGGACAACGTGTATTTCCTTGCTCGAAACAACGAAAGTGTTGATAAGCAATATACAGTTACGCTGAAAAGAGGCGATTCACAAGTAGGCACAGCAACATTGAGCAACTGGTCTGGCTTAACGAATATTAAGGATTTGGGAAAGCTTGCCGCCGGAGACTACACTTACAGCCTTTACTACAATAACGAAAAGATTTGCGATGCTCCTGTTACAGTGAACGAAGAATCAGGCGCTTGCCACATATCAGGAAACTTGTACGAAGGACAAGTGATTTCGATGAACGTGTCAGGAGTCAATGGAATTACTCAGTACATATGGACATTAAACGGTGATAGCAAAACGATAGACTGTAATCAAAATAATTGTAGGAACAACACAAGAAACGCTCCTACAACTCCAGGGACTTACAGCTACTCCGTGACAAGGGGTGCACATACTTTGTGCACAGGGAACGTGACTATAGAATCAATACTTTCATGCTCTGTGAACCCGACGACAGTAAACAAGGACCAAACTTACACATTCAGAGCAACCAAAGCTTCTGCAATAAACAGCTGCTGGAGTTGCGAGTTTAAAATTGATGGAGAAAAACAAGTTCCTCCATACAATCCACAGCCTGATACCGATATTGAAAAAACAGCAAGCAGTGAAGGAAATAAAACACTTTCGCTCAATTGCACTTGTGATAACGCAAGCACATCCTGCTCTACACAATTAGAAGTGACAAAGACCAAGCCTGTATTTAGTTGCGCAGACAATATAAAGGCAACCGTAAATAGCGATAACAACGTTAAGATTAGGCTCACAGGAATTACAGGATGCGATGATTCTGACTGTGATTATTTAATTGCAGGAACTGGCGCCGATGGAACATATCACAGTAGCTGTTCAAATTCAAATTGCACATTGCAAGCAGTTACAAATAAAAGCAAATCAAAAAATGACACGGCAATTTACATGGTTACGTTAAAGAACTCTGTTGGTCAAGAAACAAAGTATTGCAGTGTGTCATTCGTTGAAGGAGCAACCTGTAATTGCGCACAATACTGTGGAGCAGGCTGCGAAAGCAATGTTACAACGGGAAATGTTTCAAATGGTAGTTTCACAGGTTGTGTGTTCTTTACATCTGCAACAAGAATTAATGTCAACAAAGGCGACGCATGGACTATCAACGGATGGCATGAAGATGTTGAGCCATCTAATAATGGTTGTTGGGACAATTCAACTAATTGTGCAAACTTCCTAAACTCAAAAAACATCACTAAAGCTGATGGTGGATATTATTTCCACGGCAACGGCATTTGGGTTGAACTGCAAACATCCGGTTCTAACCCCTGCGATGGTTCCGGTGGCAGCGGAGGCTCTGGAGGCAGCGGAGGCTCTGGAGGCAGCGAAACAGTAACCGTAGTATCAAGTAAAGACAGCAAATTCGAATTGAATAACGGAACAAATACAGTTGAAATAAAATCAGGATTAAGCAATCCTAGTGGTTGTCAATTTGCCTGTGACAATGGAGGAACATCCTCATTTACGGTCGACATTGGATCAAACCACTTATCAGGAAACTGGAGTGCATCAGGCTCTATCGACCTAAATAACTGCAAGGAGGGCGCCACGGTATCAGTGGTTCTGAACGCATCAGCATCGAACTGCCATTTCAACTGGTGGTAA
- the pheS gene encoding phenylalanine--tRNA ligase subunit alpha, which translates to MSEAINNVKQAFDAELAQTDLTNQEAVNNLRVKYLGKKGAVTDLMKQMGSLSAEERPAYGKLVNELKVAVSEAIDKAIETANEAALQKKLASGAVDITLPGTGIAAGSTHPLYDVREEIIDFFAQMGFDVDFGRDIETDWYNFEALNTPPDHPSRDMQDTFYVDNKVMLRTHTSGTQIHYMETHKPPFRMIAPGHVFRVDNDATHAPMFQQCEGLVVDENISFADLKGVLQVFMNKLFGAGVKTRFRPSFFPFTEPSAEMDVSCVFCGGKGCRRCKGTGWMEIGGCGSVDPNVFKNCGIDSEKFTGFAFGFGLDRIAMLRHEIPEIGLLTANDQRFLSQF; encoded by the coding sequence ATGAGTGAAGCTATTAACAATGTCAAGCAGGCCTTTGATGCAGAACTTGCACAAACGGACCTCACCAATCAAGAAGCGGTCAATAATCTCCGCGTAAAGTACCTCGGCAAGAAGGGCGCCGTCACGGACCTCATGAAGCAGATGGGTTCGCTCAGCGCCGAAGAACGCCCGGCTTACGGCAAGCTCGTGAACGAACTGAAGGTTGCCGTCTCTGAAGCTATCGACAAGGCAATCGAAACCGCAAACGAAGCCGCTCTCCAGAAGAAGCTCGCTAGCGGCGCTGTCGATATCACGCTCCCGGGTACCGGCATCGCTGCCGGTTCTACGCATCCGCTGTACGACGTCCGCGAAGAAATCATCGACTTCTTTGCACAGATGGGTTTTGATGTGGACTTCGGTCGCGACATCGAAACGGATTGGTACAACTTTGAAGCTCTCAACACTCCGCCTGACCATCCGAGCCGCGACATGCAGGACACGTTCTACGTGGACAACAAGGTCATGCTCCGCACGCACACGTCAGGCACCCAGATTCACTACATGGAAACGCACAAGCCGCCTTTCCGCATGATTGCTCCGGGCCACGTGTTCCGCGTCGATAACGATGCTACCCACGCTCCGATGTTCCAGCAGTGCGAAGGTCTTGTCGTTGACGAAAACATTAGCTTCGCCGACCTCAAGGGCGTGCTCCAGGTGTTCATGAACAAACTCTTTGGCGCAGGCGTCAAGACTCGCTTCCGTCCGAGCTTCTTCCCGTTCACGGAACCGTCTGCAGAAATGGACGTGAGCTGCGTGTTCTGCGGAGGCAAGGGCTGCCGTCGTTGCAAGGGCACGGGCTGGATGGAAATCGGTGGTTGCGGCTCTGTGGACCCGAACGTGTTCAAGAACTGCGGCATCGACTCTGAAAAGTTCACTGGCTTTGCATTCGGTTTCGGTCTCGACCGTATCGCCATGCTCCGTCACGAGATTCCGGAAATCGGCCTCTTGACCGCCAACGATCAGAGATTCCTGAGCCAGTTCTAG